In the Clostridia bacterium genome, one interval contains:
- a CDS encoding GntR family transcriptional regulator, which yields MSRTGKKAYEIIKERILDETYAPNEPLVESTLAEELGVGRNTIRQALLHLEGDKLIEMQENRSAIVKYPTKKEVIHLFEIRERLEGLITYFDAVDLTDEDLNALKNYITEMKQYLSQSQLVEYSNTNDKFHKVLYEGCTNKEAVRLLKSINLQLRRYKKRTILITGRGDTSCKEHEMIYEALMLRDSDAAEAAMRKHVRNVRKTLVANYEILY from the coding sequence TTGTCTCGAACAGGCAAGAAAGCATATGAGATAATTAAAGAAAGAATTCTTGATGAAACTTATGCACCAAATGAACCCTTAGTGGAATCAACACTAGCTGAAGAGTTAGGTGTTGGCCGCAATACAATCAGGCAAGCATTATTGCATCTCGAAGGAGATAAGCTTATTGAAATGCAAGAAAATAGAAGTGCCATTGTAAAATATCCTACCAAGAAAGAAGTCATCCACCTCTTTGAGATAAGGGAGCGCCTTGAGGGCTTGATCACATATTTTGATGCGGTAGATTTGACAGATGAGGATCTTAACGCACTTAAAAATTACATTACTGAGATGAAACAGTATCTGAGCCAGAGTCAATTAGTTGAATACTCTAATACAAATGATAAATTTCACAAAGTTCTGTACGAAGGTTGCACTAATAAAGAAGCCGTTAGGCTACTGAAAAGTATCAATTTGCAGCTGAGAAGATACAAGAAAAGAACCATCCTCATTACTGGCCGAGGTGATACTTCCTGTAAAGAACATGAAATGATTTATGAAGCTTTAATGCTCCGTGATTCGGACGCCGCAGAAGCTGCAATGCGTAAACATGTTCGAAATGTGAGAAAAACACTAGTAGCGAATTACGAAATTTTATATTAG